Proteins found in one bacterium genomic segment:
- the larE gene encoding ATP-dependent sacrificial sulfur transferase LarE, whose translation MSIPPELKQKEAELEERLRAAGRVLVAFSGGVDSSYLALAAKRALGEGALAVTAVSPSYPESHRKIADEVVAAFDIPHRYIDTHEMDSEDYRANRPDRCYFCKTELFEALGRMRDEDGFAAVAYGVNTDDQGDFRPGHRAADEHGVLSPFLDVELSKAEIRALSREAGLPTADLPASACLASRLPYGTKVTPERLKQVEEGEERLRALGFRQLRLRHHGLVARVEIDPAELPRALDPEMARAIVASLKPLGFRFISLDLEGYRTGALNEVLPASIRS comes from the coding sequence GTGTCCATCCCCCCGGAACTGAAGCAGAAAGAGGCCGAACTCGAAGAGCGCCTTCGGGCCGCGGGCCGCGTTCTCGTGGCCTTTTCCGGCGGCGTGGATTCGAGCTATCTGGCCCTGGCCGCGAAGCGGGCGCTCGGCGAGGGGGCGCTGGCGGTGACCGCGGTCTCACCCTCCTATCCCGAGAGCCATCGGAAGATCGCTGACGAAGTAGTGGCGGCCTTCGACATCCCGCATCGCTACATCGATACCCACGAGATGGATAGCGAGGACTACCGCGCCAACCGGCCGGATCGCTGTTACTTCTGCAAGACCGAGCTGTTCGAGGCGCTGGGCCGGATGCGCGACGAGGATGGCTTCGCGGCGGTCGCCTACGGCGTCAACACCGATGACCAGGGCGACTTCCGCCCGGGGCATCGTGCGGCGGACGAGCATGGCGTGCTCTCCCCGTTTCTCGATGTCGAGCTTTCGAAGGCGGAGATCCGGGCGCTCTCCCGCGAGGCCGGGCTGCCTACGGCGGATCTTCCCGCTTCCGCTTGTCTGGCTTCCAGGCTTCCCTACGGGACGAAGGTGACGCCGGAGCGCTTGAAGCAGGTGGAGGAGGGCGAGGAGCGGCTGCGGGCCCTCGGCTTTCGGCAGCTCAGGCTTCGTCATCACGGCCTGGTTGCGCGGGTGGAGATCGATCCGGCGGAGCTTCCGCGGGCGCTCGATCCGGAGATGGCCCGTGCGATCGTCGCGTCGCTCAAGCCCCTGGGCTTCCGTTTCATTTCCCTCGATCTCGAGGGCTACCGGACCGGCGCCTTGAACGAGGTCCTACCGGCGAGCATTCGCTCGTGA
- a CDS encoding D-alanine--D-alanine ligase gives MAKIRVGIVYGGRSVEHEVSIASATSILQALDPSRYDVQLIAISKQGRWHLGGPDLLPEAVLEEEEVTLPAIPGQRTLVSVEDGATAAELDVVLPIVHGTGGEDGTLQGFLELAGVPYVGAGVLGSAIQMDKDVAKRLLAAAGLPVVPGVCVRAHEIAGRLEDASRALIQELGLPLFVKPVNLGSSVGISKVESAEQLPPALEEAAHYDEKILVEIGVDAREVEVAVLGNDEPEASVPGEIVPHADFYDYESKYVDEATELRVPAPLSDALTARLQALALDAFRVLEGRGMARVDFFIDKQTDEIWLNEVNSLPGFTDVSMVPKLWQASGLAYPALLDRLIELALEHSHRKQGLERSYKRG, from the coding sequence ATGGCCAAGATCCGCGTCGGCATCGTCTATGGCGGGCGCTCCGTCGAGCACGAGGTATCGATCGCCTCGGCCACGTCCATCCTTCAGGCCCTCGATCCCTCCCGCTACGACGTCCAGCTCATCGCCATCTCCAAGCAGGGACGTTGGCACCTGGGCGGGCCGGACCTCCTGCCCGAAGCCGTGCTGGAGGAGGAGGAGGTCACACTCCCGGCGATTCCGGGCCAGCGCACCCTGGTTTCGGTCGAGGATGGCGCGACGGCGGCGGAACTCGATGTCGTCCTGCCCATCGTGCATGGAACCGGTGGGGAAGATGGCACGCTCCAGGGCTTCCTCGAGTTGGCCGGTGTGCCCTATGTCGGTGCGGGTGTGCTCGGTTCTGCAATTCAGATGGACAAGGATGTCGCCAAGCGGCTGTTGGCGGCGGCGGGCCTTCCCGTCGTCCCGGGCGTTTGCGTCCGCGCCCACGAGATCGCTGGACGCCTCGAAGATGCCAGCCGCGCGTTGATCCAGGAACTCGGCCTCCCACTCTTCGTCAAGCCCGTCAACCTGGGATCCTCGGTCGGGATCTCGAAGGTCGAGAGCGCGGAGCAGCTGCCCCCCGCACTTGAAGAAGCCGCCCACTACGATGAGAAGATCCTCGTCGAGATCGGCGTCGACGCCCGGGAAGTCGAGGTGGCCGTACTCGGCAACGATGAGCCGGAAGCCTCGGTGCCCGGCGAGATCGTCCCGCACGCAGATTTCTACGACTACGAATCGAAGTACGTCGATGAAGCCACCGAACTCCGGGTTCCCGCACCTCTCTCCGACGCGTTGACCGCTCGGCTCCAGGCCCTCGCCCTCGATGCCTTCCGGGTACTCGAGGGACGCGGTATGGCGCGCGTGGACTTCTTCATCGACAAGCAGACGGACGAAATCTGGCTGAACGAAGTCAACAGCCTGCCTGGCTTTACCGATGTCTCGATGGTGCCGAAGCTCTGGCAGGCCTCAGGGCTCGCCTACCCCGCGCTCCTCGACCGGCTCATCGAGCTCGCGCTCGAGCATTCCCACCGCAAGCAAGGCCTGGAACGAAGCTACAAACGAGGTTAG
- a CDS encoding VOC family protein encodes MKILGLDHVVVRVQDLEASLRFYCGALGCSEERRSDALGLVQLRAGSALIDLVPLDSPLGRAGGAAPDPGAPNVDHFALRIESFDEAALAAHLRSHGIEPGDVGERYGAEGNGPSMYIRDPDGNAVELKGPTSSRESST; translated from the coding sequence ATGAAGATCCTTGGGCTCGACCACGTCGTCGTCCGCGTGCAGGATCTCGAGGCTTCACTCCGTTTCTACTGCGGCGCCCTCGGCTGCAGCGAGGAGCGCCGATCCGACGCATTGGGGCTGGTCCAGCTTCGGGCCGGCAGCGCGTTGATCGATCTAGTGCCCCTGGATTCGCCCCTGGGCCGCGCGGGTGGCGCAGCTCCCGACCCGGGAGCACCGAACGTCGACCACTTCGCCTTGCGTATCGAAAGCTTCGACGAAGCGGCTCTCGCGGCCCACCTCCGCAGCCACGGCATCGAACCCGGCGACGTCGGCGAACGCTACGGCGCTGAGGGAAACGGTCCCTCGATGTACATCCGCGACCCGGATGGGAACGCGGTCGAGCTGAAGGGCCCTACTTCCTCGCGCGAATCGAGTACATGA
- a CDS encoding class I SAM-dependent methyltransferase, with the protein MDTLACARRGARVTGLDISEAGIAAAQKLAAEIEIPSRFVVANVYDAVEALGQTYDVVYTGRGALNWLPDIGRWAKVVHALLRPGGFLYLNEFHPVTDMMADDSFEIEYDYFGRAEGYCFDDGLTYTETGERTDHTDSHEWIHPTSAVITALLDVGLRIELFREHEFSAFGRFPFLEREEDGIRRIYRMPEGKPRLPFMYSIRARK; encoded by the coding sequence ATGGATACCCTGGCCTGCGCTCGGCGCGGAGCCCGGGTTACGGGCCTCGATATCTCGGAAGCGGGGATCGCTGCTGCGCAGAAGCTGGCTGCCGAGATCGAGATCCCTTCGCGATTCGTCGTTGCGAATGTCTACGACGCCGTCGAAGCATTGGGTCAGACCTACGATGTCGTCTACACGGGCCGCGGCGCACTCAATTGGCTGCCGGATATTGGCCGCTGGGCGAAGGTGGTTCACGCGTTGTTGCGGCCCGGTGGTTTTCTCTACTTGAACGAGTTCCATCCGGTGACCGACATGATGGCCGACGACTCCTTCGAGATCGAGTACGACTACTTCGGTCGGGCCGAGGGCTACTGCTTCGATGACGGACTCACCTATACGGAAACCGGCGAACGAACGGATCACACGGATTCCCATGAATGGATCCATCCGACGAGCGCGGTGATCACGGCATTGCTCGACGTCGGGCTTCGGATCGAGCTCTTCCGGGAGCACGAGTTCTCGGCCTTCGGACGCTTCCCTTTCCTCGAAAGAGAGGAGGATGGGATCCGGCGCATCTACCGCATGCCCGAAGGCAAACCGCGGCTTCCGTTCATGTACTCGATTCGCGCGAGGAAGTAG